A region of the Myxococcus stipitatus DSM 14675 genome:
CGCAACCCCAACAACGCGGCCCGCGACTGAGCGGCGAGCCGCGCGTTCATCCTCCGGCGACTACGGCTTGCTGGTGCCGGTGCGGCCGTAGGAGTCCTCCAGGCGCACGACGTCGTCCAGTTCGGGGGTGCTGACCTCGAGGATGTCGCAGTCGGTGATGGCCACCATGCGGTGCTTGGTGAGGGGCTTGATGTGGTAGCTCTCGCCGGGGTTCATCTCCCGCTCGATGAGCCCCTGTCCCTCGTCGACGACGAAGAGCAGCTTGCCGCTCTGGACGTGAATCGTCTCGTCCTTCTGGTTGTGGTACTGCAGGCTGAGCTTGTGGCCCTGCTTCACGTGCAGCAGCTTGCCCACATAGCGCTCGGTGTGGGCCCAGATGAGCTCATGGCCCCAGGGCTTCTCCACCCGCCTCGTCGTCGTCATGGTGCTTCCTGTCTTCCTCGCCCGAGTCTCAGTTCGTGCCGGCCACGAACGCGTCGAGCTGGGTCTCACGCTTGAAGTCTGACAGATACCGCGCCGCCGCGTCCTTCGAGGCGAACGTTCCCATGCGGACGCGGTACCAGGTGCCCTTCCCCACGACCTCCGCGGAGACGATATAGGGGGCATAGCCCCTATCACGCAACCGGGCCACGAAGCGGTCTGCCTCCTGCTTGTCTTGGAAGGCCGACAGTTGGAGCGTGAAGGCCCCACCCTTCACCGCCGAGTCCGGCGGCTGCGCGGCGGCGCGGGCGATGGCTTCCTTCAGTCCCCCACCCTCCTTCTGCGTGGTCCGCGTCGGCACGGGCGCCGCTTCCACCTTGCCGGACACGGTCGCGGGCTTCACGGCGACGGCGGCGGGCTTCTCGGTGGCGGCGGGCTTCTCAGGCGCGGGGGCG
Encoded here:
- a CDS encoding cupin domain-containing protein translates to MTTTRRVEKPWGHELIWAHTERYVGKLLHVKQGHKLSLQYHNQKDETIHVQSGKLLFVVDEGQGLIEREMNPGESYHIKPLTKHRMVAITDCDILEVSTPELDDVVRLEDSYGRTGTSKP